The Marivirga salinae DNA window AAACGAGCCGCTTTTTTACTGGCATCATTATCCAAAACCCCTGCTAAAGAAGCCGGTTGATTTCCAACAATTCCAATACTTCTACCTGCTAAATGAGCAAATCCAACTACTATATTTTCCGCATAGTTTTTATGCACTTCAAAGAAACTATTATCATCCACAGTTCCCTCTATTACCTCACGCATATCATAAGGCTGATTTGGATTATCAGGAATGATATCATTTAATACTCCCCTACTTTCATCATCTTTCAATTCATAAGGAACAGAAGGCACAGGATCTTCACAGTTCTGAGGTACGTAACTCAACAATCGCTTAATATTATTGATACACTCTAATTCATTTGCACATGAGAAATGCGTAACACCACTTTTAGTGCTGTGCGTACTAGCACCTCCTAATTCTTCAGAAGTTACATTTTCTTGCGTTACTGTTTTCACTACGTTTGGTCCAGTTACAAACATATAACTGGTATTTTCCACCATCATGATGAAATCTGTCATGGCTGGTGAATATACTGCTCCTCCAGCACAAGGCCCCATTACTGCTGAGATTTGAGGCACAACACCTGAAGCTCTTACGTTTCTATAAAAAATGTCGGCATAACCACCCAATGAAACTACACCCTCTTGAATTCTGGCTCCACCTGAATCATTTAATCCGATTACGGGCGCTCCATTCTTCATAGCCATATCCATTATTTTTACAATTTTCTCAGCATGAGTTTCCGATAAGGAACCTCCAAATACTGTGAAATCTTGAGAAAACACGTATGTCAATCTACCTGAAACAGTTCCGTAACCTGTTACTACTCCATCTCCAGGGTAATGCTGATTTTCAAGCCCAAAATCTTTACAACGGTGCATTACAAATTTACCAATCTCCTCAAATGAACCTTCATCCATCAAAAGGTCAATTCTTTCCCTGGCGGTTAGTTTACCTTTTTTATGTTGGGCCTCAATTCTATCTTCCCCTCCCCCTTTTAGGGCTGATTCATTCTTCTGAGCTAATAATTCGTTTTTTCCTTTATTGGTCGGTTTTGTATAAAGAGGTTTTTCCATATCGTTTTTTCCTATATTAAAATCATTCAAAGATAGAACAGGTAAGATGAAAAACGAATTTTTTATAGGCAAACTATACTTACTTCGTATCTAAATCCTGTTTAAATAATTACAAATAAAAAGGCTACCCAATTTGGATAGCCTTCATTCTATGAAAATTTAATACAAATTATTTGTCTAAATTATTCAAATCAACAATTTGAACTTCAACTCTTCTGTTTTCAGCTGCATCTTTAGTGTCTGCTCTGGTTGAACCGTATCCTTTTGCAATGATTCTTCTTCTAACTATTCCTTTATAGTTAAAAAAGTTTACCACCTCTATGGCTCTTTTGTTAGATAACTTTCTATTAAATTCAGGATCTCCTTCAGCTGAAGCATAACCTGAAATTTGAATTCCTAATTGCTCATTATCTTTAATATGCTGATAGATTTCTTGCAATTGCTCATTGTATTTGTCATCAAATTCAGAAGCACCCACATCATAATAAATTTTATAAACAGGCTCTAAAAGTGATTTATCATAATTAGCTTTTGGCTGTTGAGCTTTTTCCTTCTTTTGTCTCTCAGCCTCCTCGGTTACATACATAGTCGGCAAGGAATAAATGGTCTCTCCTTCTACAACTCTACTCTTTAATGTAGTAGTATCGCTTTCGTCATAATAATAGGTTCTGCTAGCAATTTCCATTTCATCCTCATTCTCACTAAAATCAACATCATCAATTGGATTTACTTTATACATCAAGTCCATCATGTAATTGAAAGCCGCAGTATCTTCAGCTGCTATAATGGCATCCATCATTTCATAAACATCCAAGCTATCTCCTTGTACTAACATCGCCTCATTGGCTTGTCTCGGTGAGTATGAATCGCTTTGCTTAGTATCATAAAAAGCATTGTTGACAGAAACTTCTTGTCCAACCACTACATCAAATTGCTTAATCAATTTCAAATTAATCTTTTGATAAAGCTCATAAAAATAGGTTTGGTTAGGAACATTAATATTTAAAGTATAGGGCAAGTATCCTTCTGATTCAATTATCAAATCATAATTTTTTCCTGGAGGAAGAATAATCAAATAATTACCTGTTTTCGGATCTGGATCATATACATAATCCACTTTTGTATTATTTTCATTATCCACTAATTTAATTTTAGTAGGAACAGGCTGCTCATCTTCACCTGCCGTAATTTTTCCCTTCAACATCGTTAGTGGAATATTAGCATATTTCTCAGGCATATCGAAAATGTAGATATCCTGTCCACCATAACCACCTTCTCTATCAGATGAAAAATACCCTTTACTTCCATCTGCTGACAAAGTGAAATAATTATCATTTAGAGGTGTATTGATTGGATATCCCAAGTTTTCGGGACTAGTCCATTTACCCCCCATTAAATTGGCTTTGAAAATATCTCTACCTCCCATTGATTTATCTCCATTGGAAGTAAAGTATAATGTTTTCATATCCGGATGAATAAAAGGTGCATCCTCATCATATTTTGAATTAACTTCTGGGCCAAGGTTTTTGATATTTCCCCAAGTATCATTCGCTAATTTTTCAGCTACCCAAATATCCATTCCTCCTAGTCCACCTGGACGATTACTAGCAAAATAAATTTTCTTGCCATCCGGAGTGATAGAAGCAGTACTTTCTAAATCTCTTGAATTTAATCCTTCAATAGCAGATGGTTGGCTCCAGCCTTGACCATCTTTCTTCATCATATATAAATTCCCTTTATTACCAGATCCGATGAATACAAGCATCTGTTGACCATCAGGAGAAATACCAGCAGTACCTACATTTTCATCTGTTCTAATTTCGATTTTTGAGGGCTCACCCCAATCGCCTGAACTTTTATAAGTTATATAAACCTCCTCAGAAGCTCTTCCTGTTCTAGAATCCGGCCTTAAAGAAGTAAAAGCCATTACAGATTGATCAGCTGAAACCACTGGATTATACTCTGTAAACTCAGAATTAATAGGAGGCGCCATTCTTTGAATATTAATGTCTTTTTTCTGGCTTAGTAAACGTTTAGCATTTTCGCTTTTAGTCATTTCTAATTCAACTTCCGCTTTTAATTTAGCATCATTTGAACCTAAAATTCTCAAATACTGATCATAGTATTGAGTAGCTTTTTCAAGCTTTAGACTTTTATGGAATGCCTGAGCCATGTAGTAATAAACTTCATCTGGGATTCCTTTAAAATTATCTAAGCTTTCAAGATTTTCAAATATAGCTGAAGCTTTCAATTGATCCGTTGCATTGGGCATTTTAAGGTAAGAAACCCCCAACATATAATTCACATAGGGCTCATTTGCTCCGAGCTCTACGGCTTCCGAAAGTGATTTTACTGCACCTTCATAGTTTTGGATTTTGAAAAGATTTTCACCTCTATAGATTAAGTCATCTATTTTATTCTGTTGAGCATAAACCATTGATGAGATGAGCATGCAGAATAAAAAAACAAGTGATTTTTTCATGATAATATGGCTTTTATATAATTTTAAATTCATAGTTAATAGTAGTTCCTAAAATAAACGCAGATATACTTCTCTTGTTTATTCAATAGAAATATAACCATTTAAAGTGGTATTGGTACTATTAAAGCATAAAGATAAATTTTTT harbors:
- a CDS encoding acyl-CoA carboxylase subunit beta, with the translated sequence MEKPLYTKPTNKGKNELLAQKNESALKGGGEDRIEAQHKKGKLTARERIDLLMDEGSFEEIGKFVMHRCKDFGLENQHYPGDGVVTGYGTVSGRLTYVFSQDFTVFGGSLSETHAEKIVKIMDMAMKNGAPVIGLNDSGGARIQEGVVSLGGYADIFYRNVRASGVVPQISAVMGPCAGGAVYSPAMTDFIMMVENTSYMFVTGPNVVKTVTQENVTSEELGGASTHSTKSGVTHFSCANELECINNIKRLLSYVPQNCEDPVPSVPYELKDDESRGVLNDIIPDNPNQPYDMREVIEGTVDDNSFFEVHKNYAENIVVGFAHLAGRSIGIVGNQPASLAGVLDNDASKKAARFVRFCDSFNIPLLVFEDVPGFLPGTDQEWNGIISNGAKLLYAFSEATVPRVTVITRKAYGGAYDVMNSKHIGADMNYAWPTAEIAVMGAKGAAEIIFRKEIAAADDKEAKLAEKVEEYTEKFANPYRAAHRGYIDEVILPSNTRKKLIKAFSMLENKVDKLPKKKHGNIPL
- a CDS encoding OmpA family protein — translated: MKKSLVFLFCMLISSMVYAQQNKIDDLIYRGENLFKIQNYEGAVKSLSEAVELGANEPYVNYMLGVSYLKMPNATDQLKASAIFENLESLDNFKGIPDEVYYYMAQAFHKSLKLEKATQYYDQYLRILGSNDAKLKAEVELEMTKSENAKRLLSQKKDINIQRMAPPINSEFTEYNPVVSADQSVMAFTSLRPDSRTGRASEEVYITYKSSGDWGEPSKIEIRTDENVGTAGISPDGQQMLVFIGSGNKGNLYMMKKDGQGWSQPSAIEGLNSRDLESTASITPDGKKIYFASNRPGGLGGMDIWVAEKLANDTWGNIKNLGPEVNSKYDEDAPFIHPDMKTLYFTSNGDKSMGGRDIFKANLMGGKWTSPENLGYPINTPLNDNYFTLSADGSKGYFSSDREGGYGGQDIYIFDMPEKYANIPLTMLKGKITAGEDEQPVPTKIKLVDNENNTKVDYVYDPDPKTGNYLIILPPGKNYDLIIESEGYLPYTLNINVPNQTYFYELYQKINLKLIKQFDVVVGQEVSVNNAFYDTKQSDSYSPRQANEAMLVQGDSLDVYEMMDAIIAAEDTAAFNYMMDLMYKVNPIDDVDFSENEDEMEIASRTYYYDESDTTTLKSRVVEGETIYSLPTMYVTEEAERQKKEKAQQPKANYDKSLLEPVYKIYYDVGASEFDDKYNEQLQEIYQHIKDNEQLGIQISGYASAEGDPEFNRKLSNKRAIEVVNFFNYKGIVRRRIIAKGYGSTRADTKDAAENRRVEVQIVDLNNLDK